Proteins from a single region of bacterium:
- a CDS encoding YibE/F family protein, translating into MRRKAILVLTMLIGLSVALPSYAQMSDVVEETHHAVVRSVVRDGDRQQLTVELLSGTQEGRSAELDFNGVRLETGDQLFVHRLVTLDGDEYLQIEEVDRRSALLWFTALFMFAVVALGRWQGVRALASLGVSIVAVIGVLVPRILAGGSPVLWATAVAIGILFVSIALTHGRGRTAIAAFLGTAVAVGLTAALATVAVSISKFSGLADDAAFYLDIGTGGAIDLRGLLLAAIIIGAVGVLDDVAITQAAAVKELNDAAPMLTARALFQRALRIGREHVGALVNTLALAYVGAALPLLLLFSHALSPLDQIVNREMIATEIIRALVGSIGVIAAVPLTTWFAVLLIKRRAR; encoded by the coding sequence ATGCGTCGAAAAGCAATACTCGTACTGACGATGCTCATAGGTTTGAGCGTGGCACTCCCATCGTATGCACAGATGAGCGACGTGGTGGAGGAGACACACCATGCCGTCGTGCGGAGCGTCGTGCGCGATGGTGATCGTCAGCAGCTCACCGTGGAGCTCCTCAGTGGCACGCAGGAGGGCCGGAGTGCGGAGCTCGATTTCAATGGTGTGCGCCTCGAAACAGGGGATCAGCTCTTCGTCCATCGCCTCGTCACGCTCGATGGTGATGAGTACCTCCAAATAGAGGAGGTGGACCGTCGCTCCGCCCTGCTCTGGTTCACGGCGCTCTTCATGTTCGCGGTCGTCGCCCTCGGTCGGTGGCAGGGCGTGCGCGCGCTCGCGAGCTTAGGCGTGAGCATCGTCGCGGTGATCGGGGTACTCGTGCCGCGTATCCTCGCCGGCGGATCGCCCGTGCTGTGGGCCACCGCGGTTGCCATCGGCATCCTCTTCGTCTCCATCGCGCTCACGCACGGCAGGGGACGCACGGCGATTGCGGCATTCCTCGGTACCGCTGTTGCCGTCGGACTCACCGCTGCGCTCGCTACCGTAGCGGTTTCCATCTCGAAGTTCTCCGGCTTGGCAGATGATGCCGCCTTCTACCTGGACATTGGTACCGGTGGTGCGATTGATCTTCGGGGTCTGCTCCTCGCCGCGATCATCATCGGTGCGGTCGGTGTTCTGGACGATGTCGCCATCACGCAGGCCGCCGCCGTCAAAGAGCTCAACGATGCCGCACCAATGCTCACCGCTCGTGCGTTGTTCCAGCGCGCACTACGCATCGGACGCGAGCACGTTGGCGCGCTCGTGAACACGCTCGCGCTCGCCTACGTCGGCGCAGCACTCCCGTTGCTCTTGCTCTTCAGTCATGCGCTCAGTCCGCTTGACCAGATCGTGAACCGTGAGATGATCGCCACCGAGATTATCCGCGCTCTCGTCGGCTCCATCGGCGTGATCGCCGCTGTCCCGCTCACGACGTGGTTCGCGGTGCTCCTCATCAAACGACGTGCGCGGTAG
- a CDS encoding metal ABC transporter permease, translating to MLDFFQYDFMVRALAAGLILAVVAPTIGIFFVVRRYAIMADTLAHISLAGIAGGLFVGVAPVWAALVACVLAALGIERLRERRALAPDAIMTLFLFGGLALGVVLLGLQPAAGVNIASFLFGSILTVSSASIVAIAIVGAMTVLAAVLLWRLLFAVSLDEDVALAAGLPVRFLNRALAVLGAATIAIAINVVGLLLIGALMVVPVLAAMQLRLGFRATWAIAVACSVLSVILGLTASFVFNLASGATIVLIAVAIFLLTSVLAHRPR from the coding sequence ATGCTCGATTTCTTCCAGTACGACTTCATGGTTCGCGCGCTCGCCGCCGGCCTCATCCTCGCGGTCGTCGCGCCGACGATCGGCATTTTCTTCGTCGTGCGACGCTACGCGATCATGGCGGATACGCTCGCACACATTTCACTCGCGGGTATCGCGGGCGGCTTGTTCGTTGGTGTTGCTCCCGTGTGGGCCGCACTCGTCGCGTGTGTGCTCGCCGCGCTCGGCATCGAACGCCTCCGCGAGCGGCGCGCGCTCGCGCCCGATGCGATCATGACGCTCTTCCTCTTCGGCGGTCTCGCGCTCGGCGTCGTGCTCCTCGGCCTGCAACCGGCCGCAGGTGTGAACATCGCGAGCTTCCTCTTCGGAAGCATCCTCACGGTTTCGAGCGCGTCCATCGTCGCAATCGCCATTGTTGGCGCGATGACCGTGCTCGCGGCGGTGCTTCTCTGGCGGCTTCTCTTTGCCGTGTCGCTCGATGAGGATGTCGCACTCGCCGCCGGTTTGCCGGTACGGTTCCTCAACCGCGCGCTCGCCGTACTCGGTGCCGCAACGATCGCCATCGCCATCAACGTCGTCGGTCTCCTCCTCATCGGCGCGCTCATGGTCGTTCCCGTGCTCGCGGCGATGCAGCTGCGCCTGGGCTTCCGAGCCACGTGGGCGATCGCCGTCGCGTGCTCCGTGCTCTCCGTTATCCTCGGCCTCACCGCCTCATTCGTTTTCAATCTCGCGAGCGGTGCCACCATTGTCCTCATCGCCGTTGCGATCTTCCTCCTCACCTCCGTCCTCGCGCATCGCCCGCGATGA
- a CDS encoding ATP-binding cassette domain-containing protein yields the protein MSVGTPAIAVNALTLRRGGMTICEDFSFSIDAGSYVAMIGPNGGGKTTLLRTLLGLDTPSAGIVRLFGVPVSDARVRRRVGYIAQRGGRIDEHFPATVREVVAAGRTQRVGLFRRLAAEDRRAIAAAVDVLGITHLLRRTVSSLSGGERQRVLLARALAATPDLLVLDEPIDGLDPQSREEFYATLRAIHGTGTTILFVTHDVHRIVREADAAICLRHELVCHGAHACHIGGAELRTILHASRDELVSHHSA from the coding sequence ATGTCAGTAGGAACACCGGCGATTGCCGTCAATGCGCTCACGCTCCGGCGCGGTGGGATGACCATCTGCGAGGACTTTTCGTTTTCGATTGATGCCGGGTCGTACGTGGCGATGATTGGTCCGAATGGTGGTGGGAAGACGACGCTCCTCCGAACGCTCCTCGGTCTCGACACGCCATCTGCGGGTATCGTGCGGCTCTTTGGAGTACCGGTGAGCGACGCACGCGTTCGTCGTCGCGTCGGGTACATCGCGCAGCGCGGCGGACGTATTGATGAGCACTTTCCCGCGACCGTCCGCGAGGTCGTTGCCGCCGGACGGACGCAGCGCGTCGGGCTGTTCCGTCGTCTCGCGGCGGAGGATCGTCGCGCGATTGCTGCTGCGGTGGATGTCCTCGGCATCACGCACCTCCTCCGCCGGACGGTGAGCTCGCTCTCCGGTGGCGAGCGCCAGCGCGTGTTGCTCGCCCGCGCACTCGCCGCCACGCCAGACCTCCTCGTCCTCGATGAGCCGATTGACGGACTCGACCCCCAATCACGCGAAGAGTTCTACGCGACGCTCCGTGCGATCCATGGCACGGGGACGACCATCCTCTTTGTCACCCACGATGTCCACCGCATCGTCCGCGAGGCAGACGCGGCGATCTGTCTCCGCCACGAGCTTGTGTGCCACGGTGCACACGCGTGTCACATCGGTGGTGCGGAGCTCCGAACCATCCTCCATGCGAGCCGTGATGAACTCGTGTCGCACCACAGCGCGTAG
- a CDS encoding zinc ABC transporter substrate-binding protein yields the protein MRKYIGSVLVIAVIALLVVVVTKKTVPQRVRDDGRVRVAASFYPLAEFARQVGGEFVTVETLTPAGVEPHDFEPTPNDIARLYDADLLLVNGGIDAWVTDLVPSAVERGVTVLEMREVIDGLLPAGDDDHDDFDPHFWLYPVHAQRQVAAMRDALIAHDGAHASAYRANAGAFLVQLIALDRAYADGLATCGRRIVVTSHAAFQYLADAYDFEVLAIAGLSPDVEPSAGTLAAIAREARTHGVRHVFFETLVSHELAETLAREIGAATLVFNPLEGLTDAERASGASYLSVMGENLTNLRTAMACQ from the coding sequence ATGCGAAAGTACATCGGCAGCGTGCTCGTCATCGCCGTCATCGCGCTTCTCGTCGTGGTTGTAACGAAAAAAACCGTACCCCAGCGCGTGCGCGACGACGGGCGCGTGCGTGTCGCCGCGAGTTTCTACCCGCTCGCGGAGTTCGCGCGACAGGTTGGTGGGGAGTTCGTCACCGTCGAGACGCTGACCCCCGCTGGCGTGGAGCCGCATGATTTTGAGCCGACGCCCAACGATATTGCACGTCTCTACGATGCGGACCTCCTGCTCGTCAATGGCGGTATTGATGCATGGGTGACCGATCTCGTTCCATCGGCAGTGGAGCGTGGTGTCACAGTGCTGGAGATGCGGGAGGTGATAGACGGATTGCTCCCCGCGGGGGATGATGACCATGACGATTTCGATCCGCACTTCTGGCTGTACCCCGTACACGCGCAGCGTCAGGTCGCGGCGATGCGCGATGCACTCATTGCACATGATGGTGCGCACGCGAGCGCGTACCGCGCGAACGCAGGTGCGTTCCTCGTACAGCTCATCGCGCTCGATCGCGCGTATGCGGACGGCCTCGCCACCTGCGGTCGCCGCATCGTCGTCACATCGCACGCCGCATTCCAGTACCTCGCCGACGCGTACGATTTCGAGGTGCTCGCGATCGCGGGACTCTCTCCAGATGTCGAGCCGTCCGCGGGTACGCTCGCGGCCATTGCGCGGGAAGCGCGTACACACGGAGTGCGCCACGTCTTCTTCGAGACGCTCGTGAGTCACGAGCTCGCGGAGACGCTCGCGCGCGAGATCGGCGCAGCAACGCTCGTCTTCAATCCCCTGGAAGGCCTCACGGATGCCGAGCGCGCATCGGGCGCATCGTACCTCTCGGTCATGGGTGAGAACCTCACGAATCTTCGCACTGCAATGGCATGTCAGTAG
- a CDS encoding Fur family transcriptional regulator, with amino-acid sequence MTSSRITAALNGASLRATPARIALIAALERAAKPLAVPELAERLRGTVNQATLYRALQQLSDAGLIRRVNLEHDHAHYERVTDDHHHLVCTTCGRVEDVAQCTIDRLTSRTLRASEHFASIERHALEFFGTCNACAR; translated from the coding sequence ATGACTTCCTCTCGCATCACTGCCGCACTCAACGGTGCCTCCCTGCGGGCGACACCCGCGCGCATCGCACTCATCGCCGCGCTCGAACGCGCGGCGAAACCGCTCGCCGTCCCCGAGCTCGCCGAACGCCTGCGTGGTACCGTCAACCAAGCGACGCTCTACCGTGCACTCCAGCAACTCTCGGACGCGGGACTCATCCGTCGCGTGAACCTTGAACACGACCACGCGCACTACGAACGTGTAACGGACGACCACCACCACCTCGTCTGCACGACGTGCGGACGCGTGGAGGATGTTGCGCAGTGCACCATAGACCGACTCACCTCCCGCACGCTCCGTGCGTCCGAGCACTTCGCGAGCATCGAGCGCCATGCACTCGAGTTCTTCGGGACGTGCAATGCGTGCGCGCGGTAG
- a CDS encoding GspE/PulE family protein, whose product MQLSTERWEELLVHPGYVSAETFARVVAEACRVGRDIRDVCVDRGAMAEDDLGLLLAERHYGVPFIRAISPIPAEVLGLVPELVARSREVMPFAQTDAGVKLAMVHPDDHEVIHVIAKYIGVPVLPHHATPRVVRVALDQYHMSIREVLERLLRTVRDFRQPREERDRAVVEVVDALLQYGHENRASDISITLHRDHIRVSFRIDGMLHDAFEMPSTLQQALLVRVRMLAQLQTDAHRVAQDGKFRFSVVGDVRGDRTKRESTAAVRVSIVPEGAGERVVLRLLASHARQFSLQTIGLADDDLVRVHRQVSHPQGMLLVTGPTGSGITTTLYAMLTMLNRRGVRIATVEDPIAYDIEGVHQVSGGPRADRTFAQGIRAIVREDPDIIAVDALHDAETAGIAIEHAMANRLVFATLHADGAVDALQRLIAMGAAPFFVASALRGIIAQRLVRKLCTACRTLRHCSADEQREIARIPTLVAALERHGHHDLDRLSVSEGRGCDRCQYSGFSGRVGVFEVLEMTDMMRAMICTRASRDVLAAQTRQDGMTVLLDDAVAKALQGAITLAEVLHMTPVAAFPEDATPDTRDAASTCVFIR is encoded by the coding sequence ATGCAGCTGTCCACGGAGCGATGGGAAGAGCTCCTCGTCCATCCCGGGTACGTTTCCGCAGAAACGTTCGCGCGTGTCGTCGCGGAAGCGTGTCGCGTGGGACGCGACATCCGGGACGTGTGCGTGGATCGGGGGGCCATGGCGGAAGATGATCTCGGCCTCCTCCTCGCCGAGCGGCACTACGGTGTCCCGTTCATTCGTGCGATCAGCCCGATACCCGCGGAAGTGCTCGGGCTTGTACCGGAGCTCGTCGCGCGGAGCAGGGAGGTCATGCCGTTCGCGCAGACCGACGCCGGTGTGAAGCTCGCGATGGTACATCCGGATGATCACGAGGTCATCCACGTCATCGCGAAGTACATCGGTGTACCGGTGCTCCCGCACCACGCGACACCCCGCGTGGTGCGCGTCGCGCTCGATCAGTACCACATGAGCATCCGCGAGGTGCTCGAACGCCTCCTGCGTACGGTGCGAGATTTCCGGCAGCCACGCGAGGAGCGCGATCGTGCAGTGGTCGAGGTGGTGGACGCGTTGCTCCAGTACGGGCATGAGAATCGCGCGTCGGATATCTCCATCACGCTGCACCGTGACCACATCCGCGTGTCCTTCCGCATCGATGGTATGCTCCACGATGCGTTCGAGATGCCGAGCACGCTCCAGCAGGCGCTCCTCGTACGGGTACGGATGCTCGCACAGCTGCAGACCGACGCACATCGCGTGGCACAGGATGGGAAATTCCGCTTCTCAGTCGTCGGCGACGTGCGTGGCGATCGGACCAAGCGCGAGAGCACCGCCGCTGTCCGTGTCTCCATCGTGCCCGAGGGAGCGGGGGAGCGCGTCGTCCTGCGCCTCCTCGCATCGCACGCACGGCAGTTCTCACTCCAGACCATTGGACTTGCGGACGACGATCTCGTCCGCGTTCATCGGCAGGTCTCGCACCCCCAGGGGATGCTCCTCGTCACCGGTCCCACGGGTTCTGGTATCACGACGACGCTCTACGCGATGCTCACGATGCTCAATCGGCGCGGGGTGCGTATTGCCACGGTTGAGGATCCGATCGCGTACGATATCGAGGGTGTCCACCAGGTGTCGGGAGGTCCCCGAGCGGATCGCACGTTCGCGCAGGGCATCCGCGCCATCGTGCGCGAGGACCCCGACATCATCGCGGTTGATGCGCTCCACGATGCGGAGACCGCGGGGATTGCCATCGAGCACGCGATGGCCAACCGTCTCGTCTTCGCGACGCTCCACGCGGATGGTGCAGTGGACGCGCTCCAACGCCTCATCGCCATGGGTGCCGCTCCGTTCTTCGTCGCGTCCGCACTGCGTGGGATCATCGCGCAGCGGCTCGTGCGGAAGCTCTGTACGGCATGTCGTACGCTCCGGCATTGCTCCGCGGATGAGCAGCGAGAGATCGCGCGCATCCCCACACTCGTTGCCGCACTGGAGCGTCACGGCCACCACGATCTCGATCGGCTCTCGGTCTCCGAGGGGAGGGGCTGCGACCGCTGTCAGTACTCCGGTTTCTCCGGACGGGTTGGCGTGTTCGAGGTTCTGGAGATGACCGATATGATGCGTGCGATGATCTGCACCCGCGCCTCGAGGGACGTTCTTGCCGCCCAGACGCGACAGGATGGCATGACGGTGCTCCTCGATGATGCTGTAGCGAAGGCATTGCAGGGCGCGATCACCCTCGCAGAGGTGCTCCACATGACACCGGTCGCTGCGTTTCCGGAGGACGCGACTCCCGATACGAGAGATGCGGCTTCCACTTGCGTATTCATACGATAG